The Fragaria vesca subsp. vesca linkage group LG2, FraVesHawaii_1.0, whole genome shotgun sequence genome includes a window with the following:
- the LOC101304727 gene encoding cold-regulated 413 plasma membrane protein 1-like: MRKTYLRMKTGSVANDLINADFKDLAAAAKKLATHAVHLGSLGFGTTFLEWVASFAAIYLLVLDRTNWKTNILTGLLIPYIFFSLPSLIFSIFRGEIGSWIAFVAVILRLFFPKRFPEWAELPAALILLMVVAPSLIATTVRDDWIGVAICLVIAAYLLQEHIRASGGFRNAFTQPHGVSNTVGIICLFVYPVWALVLDIL; encoded by the exons ATGCGGAAGACCTACTTGAGAATGAAGACTGGCTCCGTCGCCAACGATTTGATCAACGCCGATTTCAAAGACCTCGCTGCCGCTGCTAAGAAGCTTGCAACTCATGCCGTCCACCTCGGAAGCTTAGGCTTTGGCACCACTTTTCTTGAATGGGTTGCTTCTTTTGCTGCAAT TTATCTGTTGGTCTTGGATCGGACAAACTGGAAAACAAACATCCTCACAGGGCTGTTGATCCCATACATATTCTTTAGCCTTCCTTCACTGATTTTCTCTATCTTCAG GGGAGAAATTGGAAGCTGGATTGCTTTCGTTGCGGTTATCTTGCGACTCTTTTTCCCTAAAAGATTCCCAG AATGGGCTGAATTGCCGGCTGCGCTGATTCTTCTGATGGTTGTGGCTCCGAGTTTAATTGCAACCACAGTCAGGGATGACTGGATCGGCGTTGCAATATGTCTCGTCATTGCAGCTTACTTGCTGCAAGAACACATCCGGGCATCTGGTGGATTCAGAAACGCTTTCACACAACCCCATGGCGTATCAAATACTGTCGGCATTATCTGTCTGTTCGTCTACCCTGTTTGGGCGTTGGTCCTTGACATCCTATAG